Proteins from a single region of Salvelinus fontinalis isolate EN_2023a chromosome 15, ASM2944872v1, whole genome shotgun sequence:
- the LOC129811826 gene encoding b(0,+)-type amino acid transporter 1-like isoform X1, with protein sequence MPLPSLDLVVGKTYLLRIDLLPSLRMAAKTQKLSLKREVGLIGAISFIAGTMMGSGIFMSPQSVLVNIGSPGASLVIWAACGLLATLGSLCYAELGTVISESGAEYIYILRIFGQVVAFMFVFSFVIVMRPASATGIALSFAEYAVAPFYHDCTPPELLVKCVAAAGILVLAIVNSMNVRLAMFIQVFSMVIKLVALGVIIIGGVVLLFKGNTDNFEDSFKGTNVEISSIGISLYQGLWSYDGWNTLNYVTEELKRPEVNLPRAVIIAIPMVTILYLLVNVSYLAAMTPRELMSSNAVAVTWGNKVLGSWGWVMSIAAALSAFGSLNGTFFSGGRVCFVAAREGHMPDILSMAHVNRLTPSPALIFTTAISLLVLIPGDFQSIVNFFSFTAWFFYAITLSGLLYLKIKKPELPRPYRVPIVIPILVIIAAIFLVLAPIIDNPAIEYLYVTLFIFSGVLFYVPFIHFKLCPGLLEKVTVFLQLFLEVAPADKNL encoded by the exons ATGCCTCTCCCCAGTTTGGACCTTGTTGTTGGTAAAACATATCTGTTGAGAATAGATCTACTACCAAGTCTCAGGATGGCAGCTAAAACACAGAAACTCAGCTTGAAGCGTGAAGTGGGACTTATTGGTGCTATCTCATTCATTGCCGGGACCATGATGGGATCTGGAATTTTTATGTCCCCTCAGTCTGTGCTGGTCAACATAGGAAGCCCAGGAGCCAGCCTGGTGATCTGGGCAGCCTGTGGTCTGCTGGCCACGTTGGGTTCCCTCTGCTATGCTGAACTGGGCACTGTCATTTCTGAATCTGGGGCAGAGTACATATATATTCTGCGGATATTTGGCCAAGTAGTTGCCTTCATGTTTGTCTTTAGCTTCGTCATTGTGATGAGACCTGCCAGTGCAACAGGGATAGCACTGAGCTTTGCTGAATATGCAGTGGCTCCTTTCTACCATGACTGTACCCCTCCAGAGCTGTTGGTCAAGTGTGtagctgcagcagggattttggtgTTAGCAATTGTGAACAGTATGAATGTACGTCTGGCTATGTTCATCCAGGTATTTTCCATGGTGATCAAGCTGGTGGCCTTGGGAGTGATAATTATTGGAGGTGTGGTGCTGCTTTTCAAGGGGAACACTGACAACTTTGAGGATTCCTTTAAAGGGACCAATGTGGAAATCAGTTCCATTGGGATTTCTCTTTATCAGGGCCTGTGGTCCTATGATGGCTGGAACACTTTGAATTATGTCACAGAAGAACTAAAACGGCCTGAG GTAAATCTGCCCAGGGCAGTTATAATTGCCATCCCCATGGTaaccatactgtatctactagtcAATGTGAGCTACCTGGCTGCCATGACGCCAAGAGAACTGATGTCGTCGAATGCAGTGGCTGTCACCTGGGG GAATAAGGTGCTTGGGAGCTGGGGATGGGTGATGTCTATCGCAGCCGCTTTGTCTGCTTTCGGCTCCCTGAATGGAACATTCTTTAGTGGCGGCCGGGTGTGCTTTGTGGCTGCAAGAGAGGGACACATG CCTGATATTCTGTCCATGGCCCATGTGAATCGACTGACCCCCTCTCCGGCCCTGATCTTCACCACGGCTATCTCACTCTTGGTTCTCATCCCTGGTGACTTTCAGAGCATTGTCAACTTCTTCAG TTTCACTGCCTGGTTCTTCTATGCAATCACTCTGTCTGGGCTCCTCTACCTCAAGATCAAGAAACCTGAACTTCCCAGGCCATATAGG GTTCCCATTGTAATCCCCATCTTGGTCATCATCGCAGCAATTTTCCTTGTGCTGGCACCTATAATTGACAACCCCGCGATAGAGTACCTCTATGTCACCTTGTTTATCTTTAGTGGTGTTTTGTTTTATGTGCCCTTCATCCACTTCAAACTGTGCCCTGGACTGTTGGAGAAAGTCACTGTGTTCCTGCAGCTCTTCCTAGAGGTGGCCCCAGCAGACAAAAATCTATGA
- the LOC129811826 gene encoding b(0,+)-type amino acid transporter 1-like isoform X2 has protein sequence MAETETERIQLKRELGLVSAVSLVAGTMIGSGIFMSPQFVLSYIGSPGASLIIWALSGLVVMLGALSYAELGTIIKESGGDFIYILRIYGQFPAFFVAFTFLLVVKPASIAAISLSFAEYAVAPFYQDCSPPQLIVKCAAVAAIMVVAMANILNVRLAMRIQVVFLVAKLFALTVIVIGGIVIIAQGNVAVQQNGFDGTNLGLSSIVMAFYQGLWSFAGWYNLNYVTEELKRPEVNLPRAVIIAIPMVTILYLLVNVSYLAAMTPRELMSSNAVAVTWGNKVLGSWGWVMSIAAALSAFGSLNGTFFSGGRVCFVAAREGHMPDILSMAHVNRLTPSPALIFTTAISLLVLIPGDFQSIVNFFSFTAWFFYAITLSGLLYLKIKKPELPRPYRVPIVIPILVIIAAIFLVLAPIIDNPAIEYLYVTLFIFSGVLFYVPFIHFKLCPGLLEKVTVFLQLFLEVAPADKNL, from the exons AtggcagaaacagaaacagagaggattcAACTGAAGCGCGAGTTGGGTTTAGTCAGTGCTGTGTCATTGGTAGCAGGAACCATGATTGGATCGGGGATATTCATGTCCCCTCAGTTTGTGCTGTCCTACATTGGAAGTCCAGGGGCAAGCCTGATAATTTGGGCATTGTCTGGCCTTGTAGTCATGCTGGGGGCACTCTCATATGCTGAGCTAGGAACCATTATTAAAGAATCAGGAGGGGACTTTATCTACATTCTTCGAATCTATGGACAGTTTCCTGCCTTCTTTGTGGCCTTTACCTTCCTACTAGTGGTGAAACCAGCGAGCATTGCAGCAATATCCCTCAGTTTTGCAGAATATGCTGTGGCACCTTTCTACCAAGACTGTTCTCCTCCTCAGCTAATAGTGAAGTGTGCTGCTGTTGCAGCCATCATGGTTGTAGCCATGGCAAACATTTTGAATGTACGTTTAGCCATGAGAATTCAGGTGGTCTTCTTGGTGGCTAAGCTATTTGCATTGACGGTTATAGTAATTGGAGGGATAGTGATAATTGCACAGGGCAATGTTGCTGTACAACAAAATGGTTTTGATGGTACAAACTTGGGTTTGAGCTCCATAGTGATGGCTTTTTACCAAGGCCTCTGGTCCTTCGCTGGCTGGTACAACTTGAACTATGTGACAGAAGAGTTGAAAAGACCTGAG GTAAATCTGCCCAGGGCAGTTATAATTGCCATCCCCATGGTaaccatactgtatctactagtcAATGTGAGCTACCTGGCTGCCATGACGCCAAGAGAACTGATGTCGTCGAATGCAGTGGCTGTCACCTGGGG GAATAAGGTGCTTGGGAGCTGGGGATGGGTGATGTCTATCGCAGCCGCTTTGTCTGCTTTCGGCTCCCTGAATGGAACATTCTTTAGTGGCGGCCGGGTGTGCTTTGTGGCTGCAAGAGAGGGACACATG CCTGATATTCTGTCCATGGCCCATGTGAATCGACTGACCCCCTCTCCGGCCCTGATCTTCACCACGGCTATCTCACTCTTGGTTCTCATCCCTGGTGACTTTCAGAGCATTGTCAACTTCTTCAG TTTCACTGCCTGGTTCTTCTATGCAATCACTCTGTCTGGGCTCCTCTACCTCAAGATCAAGAAACCTGAACTTCCCAGGCCATATAGG GTTCCCATTGTAATCCCCATCTTGGTCATCATCGCAGCAATTTTCCTTGTGCTGGCACCTATAATTGACAACCCCGCGATAGAGTACCTCTATGTCACCTTGTTTATCTTTAGTGGTGTTTTGTTTTATGTGCCCTTCATCCACTTCAAACTGTGCCCTGGACTGTTGGAGAAAGTCACTGTGTTCCTGCAGCTCTTCCTAGAGGTGGCCCCAGCAGACAAAAATCTATGA